Proteins from a genomic interval of Passer domesticus isolate bPasDom1 unplaced genomic scaffold, bPasDom1.hap1 HAP1_SCAFFOLD_230, whole genome shotgun sequence:
- the LOC135292192 gene encoding maestro heat-like repeat family member 5, giving the protein MAPTEGTASTNSNRRTPRTRAISKTNSTPTWTGIPAPIPDIFSSQQQVAARVGDIHQRLVSRVTADTGLETDFLSLAEEHPANVVMSLLRCAPSCDRAAVLMWRSIGTSRPAVQKVLPALFSVIEDRPLYSMFFYSGDNEAVFALAATVVLWNIAHMPEWHDAVVLHSAQLFVALLFQVFSTTEQIPEEVEDFWRACQEEHRLPTKPNRFAVQAVKALLCQLGFENKLVALECKQVWDTLLCADTQHYAVGLLAR; this is encoded by the exons ATGGCCCCAACTGAGGGCACGGCCAGCACAAACAGCAACAGAAGGACACCAAGGACTCGGGCCATCTCAAAGACGAACAGCACGCCCACTTGGACTGGGATTCCTGCTCCCATTCCGGATATTTTTTCATCTCAGcagcag GTGGCAGCCAGGGTGGGGGACATTCACCAGAGACTCGTGTCCCGTGTCACTGCGGACACGGGGCTGGAAACAGACTTTCTGAGCCTGGCTGAAGAACACCCTGCTAATGTGGTGATGAGCCTCCTGCGCTGTGCCCCAtcctgtgacag agctgctgtacTGATGTGGAGAAGCATCGGCACGTCAAGACCCGCAGTGCAGAAGGTGCTTCCAGCACTGTTCTCTGTGATAGAGGACAGGCCACTGTACAGCATGTTCTTCTACAGTGGGGATAATGAGGccgtctttgccctggct gcaactgtggtgctgTGGAATATTGCCCACATGCCCGAGTGGCACGACGCAGTAGTCCTTCATTCGGCCCagctgtttgtggctctgctcttccaagttttctccaccacagagcagatacCAGAAGAGGTTGAGGACTTCTGGAGAGCGTGCCAGGAGGAACACCGCCTTCCCACCAAGCCtaacag gtttgcagtgcaggccgtgaaggctctgctctgccaacTGGGCTTTGAGAacaagctggtggctctggagtgCAAGCAGGTCTGGGAcaccctgctctgtgccgacACCCAGCACTATGCAGtcggtctgctggccaggtga
- the LOC135292189 gene encoding uncharacterized protein LOC135292189, translated as MALHLLSLLIGKQPRWHLPALAFLVELLECLDLSQHGHSALSVVSRHLPSECRDRLRLELRGLVVLSKEPSLSGGIRGLYQHLLEQLADPDAEMAGMILSVLTYMLQKKDLKIPGITALKLAEPLLPHFENESSHVQLLSIQLFSKVMELVVEEGKKPLTRIVSRSLLPLFFCWHNENRRVAKASLETLFCAARFLRRRDMEELLRKEQRMKFAEHLVRRAWKCQPRAGEAP; from the exons ATGGCCttgcacctgctcagcctgctcattgGGAAGCAGCCACGCTGgcatctgcctgccctggcgttcttggtggag ctcctggagtgtctggacttgagccaaCACGGTCACAGTGCCCTGTCGGTcgtatccaggcacctgcccagcgagtgcagggacaggctgcgcctggagctcagaggcctcgtggtgctcagcaaggagccctcgctg AGTGGAGGAATACGTGGCCTgtatcaacacctgctggagcagctggctgaTCCCGATGCAGAGATGGCCGGGATGATCCTCTCCGTGCTTACATATATGCTCCAGAAGAAAGACCTCAAGATACCCGgcatcaccgccctgaagctggctgaaCCACTCCTGCCACACTTTGAGaat gagagcagccatgtgcagctgctctccattcagctcttcagcaagGTGATGGAGCTGGTAGTGGAAGAGGGCAAAAAGCCTTTGACAAGAATTGTGAGCCGCAGCCTGCTTCCTCTCTTCTTCTGCTGGCACAATGAGAACCGGCGTGTGGCCAAG gcctcttTGGAAACACTATTTTGTGCGGCCCGGTTCCTGAGGAGGAGGGacatggaggagctgctgaggaaggagcagcGGATGAAGTTTGCCGAGCACCTGGTAAGGAGAGCCTGGAAGTGCCAGCCGcgggctggagaagccccctga